Proteins from a genomic interval of Narcine bancroftii isolate sNarBan1 chromosome 12, sNarBan1.hap1, whole genome shotgun sequence:
- the LOC138746570 gene encoding sodium/glucose cotransporter 4-like — MPDGLRGLMIAVIMAALMSSLTSIFNSSSTLFTMDIWRKVRKDASEQELLLVGRIVTVILIAVSLIWIPILQSANSGQLFVYIQSVTSYLAPPVTAVFLLAVFWKRANEPGAFWGLIFGLAVGLVRMIMEFSYPPPQCGVFDPRPAILKKVHYLHFAIILCALTALVVMATSLLTEAPNESQVCSNHCFFLSFCPSNSPLWWHVLDEVKTGGRDATGHVNNPLAFFPVLTVGPSVPDSDATSQNALHDTEEAVSRKWAWASLFCNMKTSRHSVARQCNLTHIHENPFWARVCCINAIILISVNIFLYAYFA, encoded by the exons ATGCCGGACG GATTACGGGGACTAATGATTGCTGTCATCATGGCTGCTCTCATGTCATCCCTGACGTCAATATTTAACAGCAGCAGCACattgtttaccatggacatctgGAGAAAGGTCAGGAAAGATGCCAGTGAACAAGAATTACTCCTTGTTGGAAG GATTGTGACTGTGATTCTAATTGCAGTTAGCCTGATCTGGATCCCCATCTTACAGAGTGCCAACAGCGGCCAACTCTTTGTTTACATTCAGTCAGTCACCAGCTACTTAGCTCCTCCAGTTACTGCTGTCTTTCTCCTTGCTGTTTTTTGGAAAAGAGCCAATGAACCG GGTGCATTCTGGGGCCTGATTTTTGGATTGGCGGTCGGACTGGTGAGAATGATTATGGAATTTTCATACCCTCCCCCGCAATGTGGCGTGTTCGATCCCAGACCGGCAATCCTGAAGAAAGTTCACTACCTCCACTTTGCAATCATACTGTGTGCCTTGACAGCTCTCGTTGTCATGGCAACCAGCCTGCTGACAGAGGCTCCCAACGAAAGCCAGGTATGTTCCAACCACTGCTTTTTCCTCAGTTTCTGCCCAAGCAACTCTCCCCTGTGGTGGC atgtgctcgatgaagtgaagactggtggCCGTGATGCCACAGGCcacgttaacaaccctctggcattttttcctgtcctgactgTTGgcccctctgtaccagacagtgatgcaaccagccagaatgctctccatg ATACAGAGGAGGCTGTATCACGGAAATGGGCATGGGCCAGTCTCTTCTGCAATATGAAGACAAGCAGACACAGCGTGGCCAGACAGTGCAACCTCACCCATATCCACGAGAACCCATTCTGGGCCCGGGTGTGTTGTATAAATGCGATCATTCTCATTTCGGTGAACATTTTCTTGTATGCATACTTCGCTTGA